Genomic window (Thermodesulfobacteriota bacterium):
ATATATTTTGGGTTTCTGGTATTCAACAGGATTGTATCTTCTCTTTTGGAAGATAAAGGTTTCCTGGTTTTATAACCCTCAATAATATTATTAACTGACTCCATATGAATAGAGGTTAACTGGAGTGTTTTTTTTATTGATTGCTTAGCAAATTTGGTATTTGAGGATTTTTCTTCAGGTTTAGAAGATAGAGGCGGTATCTCTACTGTGAGAGTACGACCTTTAATGGGTTTAAAGGAAATGCTGCCTACAAGAAAAATGACGCATAGATGAACGGTAATAGAAATAATTAGGAATACCTTGAATCTCTGTTTTT
Coding sequences:
- a CDS encoding energy transducer TonB — encoded protein: MEKQRFKVFLIISITVHLCVIFLVGSISFKPIKGRTLTVEIPPLSSKPEEKSSNTKFAKQSIKKTLQLTSIHMESVNNIIEGYKTRKPLSSKREDTILLNTRNPKYITYSSKIKRKIELVWEYPHKAKKEEMKGKLTLMFSILRNGELEGLQLLKSSGFPILDNGAFNAVRLAAPYYPIPQTMEINKLNFIATFEYRIDY